Proteins from a genomic interval of Poecile atricapillus isolate bPoeAtr1 chromosome 1, bPoeAtr1.hap1, whole genome shotgun sequence:
- the CTTN gene encoding src substrate cortactin isoform X4 produces MWKATAGHTVSVSQDDGADDWETDPDFVNDVSEKEQRWGAKTVNGSGHQEHINIHQLRENVFQEHQNLKERELQTGPKASHGYGGKFGVEQDRMDKSAVGHEYQSKLSKHCSQVDSVKGFGGKFGVQTDRVDQSAVGFEYQGKTEKHPSQKDYSSGFGGKYGVQADRVDKSAVGFDYQGKTEKHDSQKDYSKGFGGKYGVDKDKVDKSAVGFEYQGKTEKHESQKDYVKGFGGKFGVQTDRQDKCALGWDHQEKVQLHESQKDYKSGFGGKFGVQTERQDPSALGFDYKEKLAKHESQQDYSKGFGGKYGVQKDRMDKNAATFEDIEKPTSTYQKTKPVEAVANKTSSIRANFENLAKEKEQEDRRKAEAERAQRMAREKQEQEEARRKLEEQAKAKKQTPPPSPVTQVAEQKAPSSPVYEDAVSYEAGSAYKSSSPSYPAAQEPEAGYKAAQPDYQEAVSQRDVEYEPETVYEVAGAADHYQAENAYDEYENELGITAIALYDYQAAGDDEISFDPDDIITNIEMIDDGWWRGVCKGRYGLFPANYVELRQ; encoded by the exons ATGTGGAAGGCTACTGCAGGCCACACCGTGTCTGTCAGCCAGGATGACGGAGCTGATGACTGGGAGACAGATCCAGACTTTGTG AATGATGTGAGTGAGAAAGAACAGCGCTGGGGAGCTAAAACCGTGAATGGGTCCGGCCACCAAGAGCACATCAA tattcATCAGCTGAGGGAGAATGTATTCCAAGAACACCAGAACCTTAAAGAGAGGGAGCTACAAACAGGACCGAAAGCTTCCCATGGCTATGGAGGGAAGTTTGGCGTGGAGCAAGATCGCATGGATAAA TCAGCTGTTGGACATGAATACCAATCCAAACTTTCTAAGCATTGCTCCCAAGTGGATTCAGTGAAAGGGTTTGGTGGCAAGTTTGGAGTACAGACTGATAGAGTTGACCAG TCAGCTGTTGGGTTTGAATATCAGGGCAAAACTGAGAAGCATCCCTCCCAAAAAG ACTACTCAAGTGGTTTTGGTGGAAAATACGGAGTACAGGCTGACAGAGTGGACAAGAGTGCAGTGGGGTTTGATTACCAGGGGAAAACTGAGAAACACGACTCCCAGAAGG ATTATTCCAAGGGCTTTGGTGGTAAATACGGTGTCGACAAGGACAAAGTGGATAAAAGTGCTGTTGGCTTTGAATATCAAGGCAAAACGGAAAAACATGAATCACAGAAAg ATTATGTAAAGGGCTTTGGAGGCAAGTTTGGtgtgcagacagacagacaagaCAAATGTGCCCTTGGCTGGGACCACCAGGAGAAGGTGCAGCTGCACGAGTCACAGAAAG ACTATAAGAGTGGTTTCGGAGGGAAATTTGGTGTACAGACAGAAAGGCAGGACCCATCTGCTCTGGGGTTTGATTACAAGGAGAAACTAGCCAAGCATGAATCTCAACAAG ATTATTCCAAAGGATTTGGAGGGAAGTATGGTGTCCAGAAAGATCGGATGGACAAG AATGCAGCAACTTTTGAAGACATTGAGAAACCAACATCAACTTACCAGAAGACCAAGCCAGTAGAAGCTG TTGCCAATAAAACAAGCAGCATCCGAGCTAACTTTGAGAACCTGGCCaaggagaaagagcaggaagaCCGAAGGAAGGCAGAAGCTGAGAGAGCCCAAAGAATGGCCAGGGAGAAgcaagagcaggaggaggctcGGAGGAAGCTGGAG GAGCAAGCTAAAGCCAAGAAGCAGACCCCACCACCCTCTCCTGTCACACAGGTGGCGGAGCAGAAGGCACCCTCCAGCCCTGTCTACGAG GATGCAGTTTCCTATGAAGCAGGGTCAGCGTACAAGAGCTCCAGCCCATCCTAccctgctgcccaggagccAGAGGCTGGCTACAAAGCAGCACAGCCTGACTACCAGGAAGCAGTGAGCCAGCGGGACGTGGAGTACGAGCCAGAGACTGTCTATgaggtggcaggagcagcagaccACTACCAAGCAG aaaatgcatATGATGAGTATGAAAATGAACTTGGGATCACAGCCATAGCCCTTTACGATTACCAAGCTG CGGGTGATGACGAGATCTCCTTCGACCCTGATGACATCATCACCAACATCGAGATGATCGATGACGGCTGGTGGAGAGGGGTGTGCAAGGGCCGCTACGGCCTCTTCCCCGCCAACTACGTGGAGCTCAGGCAGTAG
- the CTTN gene encoding src substrate cortactin isoform X8, protein MWKATAGHTVSVSQDDGADDWETDPDFVNDVSEKEQRWGAKTVNGSGHQEHINIHQLRENVFQEHQNLKERELQTGPKASHGYGGKFGVEQDRMDKSAVGHEYQSKLSKHCSQVDSVKGFGGKFGVQTDRVDQSAVGFEYQGKTEKHPSQKDYSKGFGGKYGVDKDKVDKSAVGFEYQGKTEKHESQKDYVKGFGGKFGVQTDRQDKCALGWDHQEKVQLHESQKDYSKGFGGKYGVQKDRMDKNAATFEDIEKPTSTYQKTKPVEAVANKTSSIRANFENLAKEKEQEDRRKAEAERAQRMAREKQEQEEARRKLEEQAKAKKQTPPPSPVTQVAEQKAPSSPVYESSPVFLQDAVSYEAGSAYKSSSPSYPAAQEPEAGYKAAQPDYQEAVSQRDVEYEPETVYEVAGAADHYQAEENAYDEYENELGITAIALYDYQAAGDDEISFDPDDIITNIEMIDDGWWRGVCKGRYGLFPANYVELRQ, encoded by the exons ATGTGGAAGGCTACTGCAGGCCACACCGTGTCTGTCAGCCAGGATGACGGAGCTGATGACTGGGAGACAGATCCAGACTTTGTG AATGATGTGAGTGAGAAAGAACAGCGCTGGGGAGCTAAAACCGTGAATGGGTCCGGCCACCAAGAGCACATCAA tattcATCAGCTGAGGGAGAATGTATTCCAAGAACACCAGAACCTTAAAGAGAGGGAGCTACAAACAGGACCGAAAGCTTCCCATGGCTATGGAGGGAAGTTTGGCGTGGAGCAAGATCGCATGGATAAA TCAGCTGTTGGACATGAATACCAATCCAAACTTTCTAAGCATTGCTCCCAAGTGGATTCAGTGAAAGGGTTTGGTGGCAAGTTTGGAGTACAGACTGATAGAGTTGACCAG TCAGCTGTTGGGTTTGAATATCAGGGCAAAACTGAGAAGCATCCCTCCCAAAAAG ATTATTCCAAGGGCTTTGGTGGTAAATACGGTGTCGACAAGGACAAAGTGGATAAAAGTGCTGTTGGCTTTGAATATCAAGGCAAAACGGAAAAACATGAATCACAGAAAg ATTATGTAAAGGGCTTTGGAGGCAAGTTTGGtgtgcagacagacagacaagaCAAATGTGCCCTTGGCTGGGACCACCAGGAGAAGGTGCAGCTGCACGAGTCACAGAAAG ATTATTCCAAAGGATTTGGAGGGAAGTATGGTGTCCAGAAAGATCGGATGGACAAG AATGCAGCAACTTTTGAAGACATTGAGAAACCAACATCAACTTACCAGAAGACCAAGCCAGTAGAAGCTG TTGCCAATAAAACAAGCAGCATCCGAGCTAACTTTGAGAACCTGGCCaaggagaaagagcaggaagaCCGAAGGAAGGCAGAAGCTGAGAGAGCCCAAAGAATGGCCAGGGAGAAgcaagagcaggaggaggctcGGAGGAAGCTGGAG GAGCAAGCTAAAGCCAAGAAGCAGACCCCACCACCCTCTCCTGTCACACAGGTGGCGGAGCAGAAGGCACCCTCCAGCCCTGTCTACGAG AGCTCCCCTGTATTCCTGCAGGATGCAGTTTCCTATGAAGCAGGGTCAGCGTACAAGAGCTCCAGCCCATCCTAccctgctgcccaggagccAGAGGCTGGCTACAAAGCAGCACAGCCTGACTACCAGGAAGCAGTGAGCCAGCGGGACGTGGAGTACGAGCCAGAGACTGTCTATgaggtggcaggagcagcagaccACTACCAAGCAG aagaaaatgcatATGATGAGTATGAAAATGAACTTGGGATCACAGCCATAGCCCTTTACGATTACCAAGCTG CGGGTGATGACGAGATCTCCTTCGACCCTGATGACATCATCACCAACATCGAGATGATCGATGACGGCTGGTGGAGAGGGGTGTGCAAGGGCCGCTACGGCCTCTTCCCCGCCAACTACGTGGAGCTCAGGCAGTAG
- the CTTN gene encoding src substrate cortactin isoform X5, translating to MWKATAGHTVSVSQDDGADDWETDPDFVNDVSEKEQRWGAKTVNGSGHQEHINIHQLRENVFQEHQNLKERELQTGPKASHGYGGKFGVEQDRMDKSAVGHEYQSKLSKHCSQVDSVKGFGGKFGVQTDRVDQSAVGFEYQGKTEKHPSQKDYSSGFGGKYGVQADRVDKSAVGFDYQGKTEKHDSQKDYSKGFGGKYGVDKDKVDKSAVGFEYQGKTEKHESQKDYVKGFGGKFGVQTDRQDKCALGWDHQEKVQLHESQKDYSKGFGGKYGVQKDRMDKNAATFEDIEKPTSTYQKTKPVEAVANKTSSIRANFENLAKEKEQEDRRKAEAERAQRMAREKQEQEEARRKLEEQAKAKKQTPPPSPVTQVAEQKAPSSPVYESSPVFLQDAVSYEAGSAYKSSSPSYPAAQEPEAGYKAAQPDYQEAVSQRDVEYEPETVYEVAGAADHYQAEENAYDEYENELGITAIALYDYQAAGDDEISFDPDDIITNIEMIDDGWWRGVCKGRYGLFPANYVELRQ from the exons ATGTGGAAGGCTACTGCAGGCCACACCGTGTCTGTCAGCCAGGATGACGGAGCTGATGACTGGGAGACAGATCCAGACTTTGTG AATGATGTGAGTGAGAAAGAACAGCGCTGGGGAGCTAAAACCGTGAATGGGTCCGGCCACCAAGAGCACATCAA tattcATCAGCTGAGGGAGAATGTATTCCAAGAACACCAGAACCTTAAAGAGAGGGAGCTACAAACAGGACCGAAAGCTTCCCATGGCTATGGAGGGAAGTTTGGCGTGGAGCAAGATCGCATGGATAAA TCAGCTGTTGGACATGAATACCAATCCAAACTTTCTAAGCATTGCTCCCAAGTGGATTCAGTGAAAGGGTTTGGTGGCAAGTTTGGAGTACAGACTGATAGAGTTGACCAG TCAGCTGTTGGGTTTGAATATCAGGGCAAAACTGAGAAGCATCCCTCCCAAAAAG ACTACTCAAGTGGTTTTGGTGGAAAATACGGAGTACAGGCTGACAGAGTGGACAAGAGTGCAGTGGGGTTTGATTACCAGGGGAAAACTGAGAAACACGACTCCCAGAAGG ATTATTCCAAGGGCTTTGGTGGTAAATACGGTGTCGACAAGGACAAAGTGGATAAAAGTGCTGTTGGCTTTGAATATCAAGGCAAAACGGAAAAACATGAATCACAGAAAg ATTATGTAAAGGGCTTTGGAGGCAAGTTTGGtgtgcagacagacagacaagaCAAATGTGCCCTTGGCTGGGACCACCAGGAGAAGGTGCAGCTGCACGAGTCACAGAAAG ATTATTCCAAAGGATTTGGAGGGAAGTATGGTGTCCAGAAAGATCGGATGGACAAG AATGCAGCAACTTTTGAAGACATTGAGAAACCAACATCAACTTACCAGAAGACCAAGCCAGTAGAAGCTG TTGCCAATAAAACAAGCAGCATCCGAGCTAACTTTGAGAACCTGGCCaaggagaaagagcaggaagaCCGAAGGAAGGCAGAAGCTGAGAGAGCCCAAAGAATGGCCAGGGAGAAgcaagagcaggaggaggctcGGAGGAAGCTGGAG GAGCAAGCTAAAGCCAAGAAGCAGACCCCACCACCCTCTCCTGTCACACAGGTGGCGGAGCAGAAGGCACCCTCCAGCCCTGTCTACGAG AGCTCCCCTGTATTCCTGCAGGATGCAGTTTCCTATGAAGCAGGGTCAGCGTACAAGAGCTCCAGCCCATCCTAccctgctgcccaggagccAGAGGCTGGCTACAAAGCAGCACAGCCTGACTACCAGGAAGCAGTGAGCCAGCGGGACGTGGAGTACGAGCCAGAGACTGTCTATgaggtggcaggagcagcagaccACTACCAAGCAG aagaaaatgcatATGATGAGTATGAAAATGAACTTGGGATCACAGCCATAGCCCTTTACGATTACCAAGCTG CGGGTGATGACGAGATCTCCTTCGACCCTGATGACATCATCACCAACATCGAGATGATCGATGACGGCTGGTGGAGAGGGGTGTGCAAGGGCCGCTACGGCCTCTTCCCCGCCAACTACGTGGAGCTCAGGCAGTAG
- the CTTN gene encoding src substrate cortactin isoform X6 yields MWKATAGHTVSVSQDDGADDWETDPDFVNDVSEKEQRWGAKTVNGSGHQEHINIHQLRENVFQEHQNLKERELQTGPKASHGYGGKFGVEQDRMDKSAVGHEYQSKLSKHCSQVDSVKGFGGKFGVQTDRVDQSAVGFEYQGKTEKHPSQKDYSKGFGGKYGVDKDKVDKSAVGFEYQGKTEKHESQKDYVKGFGGKFGVQTDRQDKCALGWDHQEKVQLHESQKDYKSGFGGKFGVQTERQDPSALGFDYKEKLAKHESQQDYSKGFGGKYGVQKDRMDKNAATFEDIEKPTSTYQKTKPVEAVANKTSSIRANFENLAKEKEQEDRRKAEAERAQRMAREKQEQEEARRKLEEQAKAKKQTPPPSPVTQVAEQKAPSSPVYESSPVFLQDAVSYEAGSAYKSSSPSYPAAQEPEAGYKAAQPDYQEAVSQRDVEYEPETVYEVAGAADHYQAEENAYDEYENELGITAIALYDYQAAGDDEISFDPDDIITNIEMIDDGWWRGVCKGRYGLFPANYVELRQ; encoded by the exons ATGTGGAAGGCTACTGCAGGCCACACCGTGTCTGTCAGCCAGGATGACGGAGCTGATGACTGGGAGACAGATCCAGACTTTGTG AATGATGTGAGTGAGAAAGAACAGCGCTGGGGAGCTAAAACCGTGAATGGGTCCGGCCACCAAGAGCACATCAA tattcATCAGCTGAGGGAGAATGTATTCCAAGAACACCAGAACCTTAAAGAGAGGGAGCTACAAACAGGACCGAAAGCTTCCCATGGCTATGGAGGGAAGTTTGGCGTGGAGCAAGATCGCATGGATAAA TCAGCTGTTGGACATGAATACCAATCCAAACTTTCTAAGCATTGCTCCCAAGTGGATTCAGTGAAAGGGTTTGGTGGCAAGTTTGGAGTACAGACTGATAGAGTTGACCAG TCAGCTGTTGGGTTTGAATATCAGGGCAAAACTGAGAAGCATCCCTCCCAAAAAG ATTATTCCAAGGGCTTTGGTGGTAAATACGGTGTCGACAAGGACAAAGTGGATAAAAGTGCTGTTGGCTTTGAATATCAAGGCAAAACGGAAAAACATGAATCACAGAAAg ATTATGTAAAGGGCTTTGGAGGCAAGTTTGGtgtgcagacagacagacaagaCAAATGTGCCCTTGGCTGGGACCACCAGGAGAAGGTGCAGCTGCACGAGTCACAGAAAG ACTATAAGAGTGGTTTCGGAGGGAAATTTGGTGTACAGACAGAAAGGCAGGACCCATCTGCTCTGGGGTTTGATTACAAGGAGAAACTAGCCAAGCATGAATCTCAACAAG ATTATTCCAAAGGATTTGGAGGGAAGTATGGTGTCCAGAAAGATCGGATGGACAAG AATGCAGCAACTTTTGAAGACATTGAGAAACCAACATCAACTTACCAGAAGACCAAGCCAGTAGAAGCTG TTGCCAATAAAACAAGCAGCATCCGAGCTAACTTTGAGAACCTGGCCaaggagaaagagcaggaagaCCGAAGGAAGGCAGAAGCTGAGAGAGCCCAAAGAATGGCCAGGGAGAAgcaagagcaggaggaggctcGGAGGAAGCTGGAG GAGCAAGCTAAAGCCAAGAAGCAGACCCCACCACCCTCTCCTGTCACACAGGTGGCGGAGCAGAAGGCACCCTCCAGCCCTGTCTACGAG AGCTCCCCTGTATTCCTGCAGGATGCAGTTTCCTATGAAGCAGGGTCAGCGTACAAGAGCTCCAGCCCATCCTAccctgctgcccaggagccAGAGGCTGGCTACAAAGCAGCACAGCCTGACTACCAGGAAGCAGTGAGCCAGCGGGACGTGGAGTACGAGCCAGAGACTGTCTATgaggtggcaggagcagcagaccACTACCAAGCAG aagaaaatgcatATGATGAGTATGAAAATGAACTTGGGATCACAGCCATAGCCCTTTACGATTACCAAGCTG CGGGTGATGACGAGATCTCCTTCGACCCTGATGACATCATCACCAACATCGAGATGATCGATGACGGCTGGTGGAGAGGGGTGTGCAAGGGCCGCTACGGCCTCTTCCCCGCCAACTACGTGGAGCTCAGGCAGTAG
- the CTTN gene encoding src substrate cortactin isoform X7: protein MWKATAGHTVSVSQDDGADDWETDPDFVNDVSEKEQRWGAKTVNGSGHQEHINIHQLRENVFQEHQNLKERELQTGPKASHGYGGKFGVEQDRMDKSAVGHEYQSKLSKHCSQVDSVKGFGGKFGVQTDRVDQSAVGFEYQGKTEKHPSQKDYSSGFGGKYGVQADRVDKSAVGFDYQGKTEKHDSQKDYSKGFGGKYGVDKDKVDKSAVGFEYQGKTEKHESQKDYVKGFGGKFGVQTDRQDKCALGWDHQEKVQLHESQKDYSKGFGGKYGVQKDRMDKNAATFEDIEKPTSTYQKTKPVEAVANKTSSIRANFENLAKEKEQEDRRKAEAERAQRMAREKQEQEEARRKLEEQAKAKKQTPPPSPVTQVAEQKAPSSPVYEDAVSYEAGSAYKSSSPSYPAAQEPEAGYKAAQPDYQEAVSQRDVEYEPETVYEVAGAADHYQAEENAYDEYENELGITAIALYDYQAAGDDEISFDPDDIITNIEMIDDGWWRGVCKGRYGLFPANYVELRQ from the exons ATGTGGAAGGCTACTGCAGGCCACACCGTGTCTGTCAGCCAGGATGACGGAGCTGATGACTGGGAGACAGATCCAGACTTTGTG AATGATGTGAGTGAGAAAGAACAGCGCTGGGGAGCTAAAACCGTGAATGGGTCCGGCCACCAAGAGCACATCAA tattcATCAGCTGAGGGAGAATGTATTCCAAGAACACCAGAACCTTAAAGAGAGGGAGCTACAAACAGGACCGAAAGCTTCCCATGGCTATGGAGGGAAGTTTGGCGTGGAGCAAGATCGCATGGATAAA TCAGCTGTTGGACATGAATACCAATCCAAACTTTCTAAGCATTGCTCCCAAGTGGATTCAGTGAAAGGGTTTGGTGGCAAGTTTGGAGTACAGACTGATAGAGTTGACCAG TCAGCTGTTGGGTTTGAATATCAGGGCAAAACTGAGAAGCATCCCTCCCAAAAAG ACTACTCAAGTGGTTTTGGTGGAAAATACGGAGTACAGGCTGACAGAGTGGACAAGAGTGCAGTGGGGTTTGATTACCAGGGGAAAACTGAGAAACACGACTCCCAGAAGG ATTATTCCAAGGGCTTTGGTGGTAAATACGGTGTCGACAAGGACAAAGTGGATAAAAGTGCTGTTGGCTTTGAATATCAAGGCAAAACGGAAAAACATGAATCACAGAAAg ATTATGTAAAGGGCTTTGGAGGCAAGTTTGGtgtgcagacagacagacaagaCAAATGTGCCCTTGGCTGGGACCACCAGGAGAAGGTGCAGCTGCACGAGTCACAGAAAG ATTATTCCAAAGGATTTGGAGGGAAGTATGGTGTCCAGAAAGATCGGATGGACAAG AATGCAGCAACTTTTGAAGACATTGAGAAACCAACATCAACTTACCAGAAGACCAAGCCAGTAGAAGCTG TTGCCAATAAAACAAGCAGCATCCGAGCTAACTTTGAGAACCTGGCCaaggagaaagagcaggaagaCCGAAGGAAGGCAGAAGCTGAGAGAGCCCAAAGAATGGCCAGGGAGAAgcaagagcaggaggaggctcGGAGGAAGCTGGAG GAGCAAGCTAAAGCCAAGAAGCAGACCCCACCACCCTCTCCTGTCACACAGGTGGCGGAGCAGAAGGCACCCTCCAGCCCTGTCTACGAG GATGCAGTTTCCTATGAAGCAGGGTCAGCGTACAAGAGCTCCAGCCCATCCTAccctgctgcccaggagccAGAGGCTGGCTACAAAGCAGCACAGCCTGACTACCAGGAAGCAGTGAGCCAGCGGGACGTGGAGTACGAGCCAGAGACTGTCTATgaggtggcaggagcagcagaccACTACCAAGCAG aagaaaatgcatATGATGAGTATGAAAATGAACTTGGGATCACAGCCATAGCCCTTTACGATTACCAAGCTG CGGGTGATGACGAGATCTCCTTCGACCCTGATGACATCATCACCAACATCGAGATGATCGATGACGGCTGGTGGAGAGGGGTGTGCAAGGGCCGCTACGGCCTCTTCCCCGCCAACTACGTGGAGCTCAGGCAGTAG
- the CTTN gene encoding src substrate cortactin isoform X3 yields the protein MWKATAGHTVSVSQDDGADDWETDPDFVNDVSEKEQRWGAKTVNGSGHQEHINIHQLRENVFQEHQNLKERELQTGPKASHGYGGKFGVEQDRMDKSAVGHEYQSKLSKHCSQVDSVKGFGGKFGVQTDRVDQSAVGFEYQGKTEKHPSQKDYSSGFGGKYGVQADRVDKSAVGFDYQGKTEKHDSQKDYSKGFGGKYGVDKDKVDKSAVGFEYQGKTEKHESQKDYVKGFGGKFGVQTDRQDKCALGWDHQEKVQLHESQKDYKSGFGGKFGVQTERQDPSALGFDYKEKLAKHESQQDYSKGFGGKYGVQKDRMDKNAATFEDIEKPTSTYQKTKPVEAVANKTSSIRANFENLAKEKEQEDRRKAEAERAQRMAREKQEQEEARRKLEEQAKAKKQTPPPSPVTQVAEQKAPSSPVYESSPVFLQDAVSYEAGSAYKSSSPSYPAAQEPEAGYKAAQPDYQEAVSQRDVEYEPETVYEVAGAADHYQAENAYDEYENELGITAIALYDYQAAGDDEISFDPDDIITNIEMIDDGWWRGVCKGRYGLFPANYVELRQ from the exons ATGTGGAAGGCTACTGCAGGCCACACCGTGTCTGTCAGCCAGGATGACGGAGCTGATGACTGGGAGACAGATCCAGACTTTGTG AATGATGTGAGTGAGAAAGAACAGCGCTGGGGAGCTAAAACCGTGAATGGGTCCGGCCACCAAGAGCACATCAA tattcATCAGCTGAGGGAGAATGTATTCCAAGAACACCAGAACCTTAAAGAGAGGGAGCTACAAACAGGACCGAAAGCTTCCCATGGCTATGGAGGGAAGTTTGGCGTGGAGCAAGATCGCATGGATAAA TCAGCTGTTGGACATGAATACCAATCCAAACTTTCTAAGCATTGCTCCCAAGTGGATTCAGTGAAAGGGTTTGGTGGCAAGTTTGGAGTACAGACTGATAGAGTTGACCAG TCAGCTGTTGGGTTTGAATATCAGGGCAAAACTGAGAAGCATCCCTCCCAAAAAG ACTACTCAAGTGGTTTTGGTGGAAAATACGGAGTACAGGCTGACAGAGTGGACAAGAGTGCAGTGGGGTTTGATTACCAGGGGAAAACTGAGAAACACGACTCCCAGAAGG ATTATTCCAAGGGCTTTGGTGGTAAATACGGTGTCGACAAGGACAAAGTGGATAAAAGTGCTGTTGGCTTTGAATATCAAGGCAAAACGGAAAAACATGAATCACAGAAAg ATTATGTAAAGGGCTTTGGAGGCAAGTTTGGtgtgcagacagacagacaagaCAAATGTGCCCTTGGCTGGGACCACCAGGAGAAGGTGCAGCTGCACGAGTCACAGAAAG ACTATAAGAGTGGTTTCGGAGGGAAATTTGGTGTACAGACAGAAAGGCAGGACCCATCTGCTCTGGGGTTTGATTACAAGGAGAAACTAGCCAAGCATGAATCTCAACAAG ATTATTCCAAAGGATTTGGAGGGAAGTATGGTGTCCAGAAAGATCGGATGGACAAG AATGCAGCAACTTTTGAAGACATTGAGAAACCAACATCAACTTACCAGAAGACCAAGCCAGTAGAAGCTG TTGCCAATAAAACAAGCAGCATCCGAGCTAACTTTGAGAACCTGGCCaaggagaaagagcaggaagaCCGAAGGAAGGCAGAAGCTGAGAGAGCCCAAAGAATGGCCAGGGAGAAgcaagagcaggaggaggctcGGAGGAAGCTGGAG GAGCAAGCTAAAGCCAAGAAGCAGACCCCACCACCCTCTCCTGTCACACAGGTGGCGGAGCAGAAGGCACCCTCCAGCCCTGTCTACGAG AGCTCCCCTGTATTCCTGCAGGATGCAGTTTCCTATGAAGCAGGGTCAGCGTACAAGAGCTCCAGCCCATCCTAccctgctgcccaggagccAGAGGCTGGCTACAAAGCAGCACAGCCTGACTACCAGGAAGCAGTGAGCCAGCGGGACGTGGAGTACGAGCCAGAGACTGTCTATgaggtggcaggagcagcagaccACTACCAAGCAG aaaatgcatATGATGAGTATGAAAATGAACTTGGGATCACAGCCATAGCCCTTTACGATTACCAAGCTG CGGGTGATGACGAGATCTCCTTCGACCCTGATGACATCATCACCAACATCGAGATGATCGATGACGGCTGGTGGAGAGGGGTGTGCAAGGGCCGCTACGGCCTCTTCCCCGCCAACTACGTGGAGCTCAGGCAGTAG